Proteins encoded within one genomic window of Dehalococcoidia bacterium:
- the aroF gene encoding 3-deoxy-7-phosphoheptulonate synthase, giving the protein MIVEMVTGASKAQSDQVVDKAHSLGFEVQLNVGTDKTVIAILGGHTGKTSTDIFAVLPGVETVTRIMKPYKLASREFKPKPTKVRVGGVEIGGKRVVVMAGPCAVESEKQLMDTARTVKELGATVVRGGAFKPRTSPFAFQGLREEGVALLAKVKADLGMPVITEVLDAHDIDLLAQHVDILQVGARNMQNFTLLRELSKLRKPILLKRGFAATITDWLTAADYLLAEGNKNVILCERGIRTFEDSTRFSLDISSIAVIKRFSHLPVVVDPSHAAGHAAYVPSMAKAALAAGADGLLIEVHPNPAEALVDGLQSLNFPNFEKLMKELRPIAEAVGRYI; this is encoded by the coding sequence ATGATCGTTGAAATGGTTACGGGGGCAAGTAAAGCGCAGTCCGACCAAGTGGTAGACAAGGCTCACTCTCTGGGGTTTGAGGTCCAGCTTAATGTGGGCACGGATAAGACCGTGATTGCCATTCTGGGCGGTCACACGGGCAAGACATCCACCGATATCTTTGCTGTTTTGCCGGGAGTGGAGACGGTTACCCGCATCATGAAGCCCTATAAACTGGCTTCGCGGGAGTTTAAACCGAAGCCCACCAAGGTGAGAGTGGGTGGTGTTGAGATCGGTGGCAAGCGGGTGGTGGTCATGGCTGGTCCTTGTGCCGTAGAGAGTGAAAAGCAGCTGATGGATACCGCAAGGACAGTGAAGGAACTTGGTGCTACAGTGGTGAGGGGCGGTGCCTTCAAGCCGCGGACTTCCCCTTTTGCGTTCCAGGGGCTGAGAGAAGAGGGGGTAGCGCTTTTGGCCAAGGTAAAGGCCGATCTGGGTATGCCCGTGATCACCGAAGTGCTGGATGCACACGATATCGACCTTCTGGCCCAGCATGTGGATATCTTGCAGGTCGGCGCTCGAAATATGCAGAATTTCACTTTATTGCGGGAGCTGAGCAAGCTGAGGAAACCGATCCTTTTGAAGAGAGGGTTTGCCGCCACGATCACCGATTGGCTGACGGCGGCAGATTATCTGCTGGCCGAGGGTAATAAGAACGTGATTCTCTGTGAACGCGGCATACGGACCTTTGAAGACAGCACCCGGTTTTCTCTGGATATCAGTTCGATTGCCGTTATCAAGCGTTTCAGTCACCTTCCGGTCGTCGTCGATCCCAGCCACGCTGCGGGGCATGCGGCGTATGTGCCGAGCATGGCCAAGGCCGCTCTGGCGGCCGGGGCGGATGGCCTCCTGATTGAGGTGCATCCCAATCCGGCGGAAGCCCTCGTCGATGGTCTGCAATCTTTGAATTTCCCCAACTTTGAAAAGCTGATGAAAGAGCTGAGGCCTATTGCTGAGGCAGTGGGGAGATATATTTAG